The following is a genomic window from Amycolatopsis acidiphila.
CAACAGCGCCAAGGCTTTCCGCGCCGGCACCGTCGGGCGCCCGGTCGCCGACACCGAGGTGAAGCGGGCCGAGGACGGGGAGCTCCTCGTGCGCGGCCCGCTGGTGTTCCTCGGCTACCTGCAGGAGGACGGCTCGATCAAGCCCGCCGTGGACGACGAGGGCTGGTACGCGACCGGCGACATCGGCGAGATCGACGCGGACGGGTTCGTCAGGATCACCGACCGCAAGAAGGAGCTGATCATCACCTCCGGCGGCAAGAACATCGCGCCGACCCGGATCGAGGGCCTGCTCAAGGAGCACCCGTTGATCGGGCAGGCCGTCGCGATCGGCAACGACCGGCCCTACGTGACCGCGCTGATCGTGCTCGACGACGAGATCCTGCCCGGCTGGGCCGCGGCCCAGGGCATCGAGTTCACCGACGTGCCGACGCTGTCGGGGCATGCGGCGGTGCGCGAGGAGATCGAGCGCGCGGTGGAGTCGGCGAACAGCCGGCTGGCGCGGGTCGAGCAGATCAAGCGCTACGAGCTGATCGCGAAGCCGTGGACGCCGGAGTCGGGCGAGCTGACGCCGACCCTGAAGCTCAAGCGCCGGATCATCAACGACCGCTACGCCGAACAGATCACGACGCTCTACAGCTGAGCGTGGCGGTGAGTGGCCGGCTCTCCCGCGCGGAAGCCGGCCACTCACACCAAGAAGAAAGCGAAGGTTCACCCGTTCATCGTGGTAAACGTCCGGCCACCTTGTACACGGGCAAATCGTCAACTGTGGATAACCGGACTTATCCACAGGTCCTATGTCGAGTGCCGCTCAGGCGGTGCGCAGCGGGGTGGAAGTCGACTCCGTCCATTTACGCAGCCGGGGCGGCACGCGCTTTTCGAGACCGTAGGGCTCCAGATGCGCGCTGAACACCTCGTCGAAAGCGCGCCGGACCGTTTCGGTGTCCCAGGTCTGCCGTTCGAGAATGGGCGCCTTCAGGTACGGCTGGCCGATGATGTGCAGCTGCGGCCCGTTGCACCGGACGAGCTGGCCGGTGATGCCCTCGGCGTCGTCGGACAACAGGAACAGCACGAGCGGCGCGATCCGGGAGGGCGTCCGGTCGGGCGGGCAGTTGCGCAGCGAGCGTTCCGACTTCCAGACCATCCGGGTGTGCGCCAGCGGGCAGACCGCGTTCACCCGGATGCCGACCTCTTCCAGGTCGAGCGCCCACGAGTAGGTCAGCGACGCGACCGCGCCCTTGCTCGCGGCGTACACCCCCAGCTTGCGCTGCCCGAGCGACGCGCCGGAGGAGATGTTCACGATCGCCCCGCCGGTGCCCTGTGCG
Proteins encoded in this region:
- a CDS encoding SDR family NAD(P)-dependent oxidoreductase, with protein sequence MNMQLAGLQDRAVVVTGAGRGLGEAFAVHLAHAGARVIANDVDLELAERTAANIRDHGGQAVASGHSVTDPAQAQELVQLCVDEFGSIDGLVNNAGLNYEALPWQEEPDQMRELIEVNVLGVMYTGVAAIKAMTAQGTGGAIVNISSGASLGQRKLGVYAASKGAVASLTYSWALDLEEVGIRVNAVCPLAHTRMVWKSERSLRNCPPDRTPSRIAPLVLFLLSDDAEGITGQLVRCNGPQLHIIGQPYLKAPILERQTWDTETVRRAFDEVFSAHLEPYGLEKRVPPRLRKWTESTSTPLRTA